A genomic stretch from Heliangelus exortis chromosome 23, bHelExo1.hap1, whole genome shotgun sequence includes:
- the LOC139806796 gene encoding LOW QUALITY PROTEIN: polyhomeotic-like protein 2 (The sequence of the model RefSeq protein was modified relative to this genomic sequence to represent the inferred CDS: inserted 3 bases in 3 codons; deleted 2 bases in 2 codons) — MGAPGAEVPVTRGGSLSPVAVPAAYAPLQPXQFLQQPPKPMQPQFLVQQQQQQQQQQPPPAPRGQPPPGPPAAPQPPASPGPAPQPKAGVPQGGGSEGGPPNGPPGCPPAPRKFQHTSAVILQLTPASPTPPPAGVPEAARRDPPPPPRSSASPPAAXAAPRLPPRPPAPEGDRPHEPPTQRLHAEPPPAASAPGMTSGTGTSASTVAGAAPHNGENKPPQAIVKPQILTHVIEGFVIQEGAEPFPVGRSSLLVGNLKKKYAQELLAEKLPPQDNTTTTDSEMEEPYLQESKEEGNPPKLKCELCGRVDFAYKFKRSKRFCSMACAKRYNVGCTKRVGLFHPDRSKLQKPGGVPHGRRRACKGTLPPLSKDTKKQPPVSLPPGSVTASLQLNHSQEDSSRCSDNSSYEEPLSPISASSSTSRRRQGERDLELRDMELPDVHVRDLTGIGHRFLPSEPSKWNVEDVYEFIRSLPGCQEIAEEFRAQEIDGQALLLLXEDHLMSTMNIKLGPALKIYARISMLKDS, encoded by the exons ATGGGAGCGCCAGGGGCTGAGGTGCCGGTGACGAggggggggtccctgtcccccGTCGCTGTCCCCGCAGCCTACGCCCCGCTGCAGC CCCAGTTCCTGCAGCAGCCGCCGAAGCCGATGCAGCCGCAGTTCCTcgtccagcagcagcagcagcagcagcagcagcagccgcccCCGGCACCCCGCGGGCAGCCCCCCCCGGGCCCCCCCGCTGCCCCCCAACCCCCCGCCAGCCCCGGGCCTGCCCCCCAACCCAAAGCGGGGGTGCCCCAGGGCGGGGGGAGCGAGGGAGGACCCCCCAACGGC CCCCCCGGCTGCCCCCCGGCCCCCCGCAAGTTCCAGCACACCTCGGCGGTCATCCTGCAGCTGACGCCCGCCAGCCCCACG ccccccccagcGGGGGTCCCCGAGGCCGCCCGCCGGGACCCGCCGCCCCCCCCGAGGAGCTCCGCCAGCCCGCCCgctg ccgcagccccccggcTCCCCCCGCGCCCCCCCGCCCCTGAGGGCGACCGGCCCCACG agccaccaACCCAGCGCCTTCATGCTGAGCCCCCGCCGGCGGCCAGCGCTCCCGGCATGACCTCGGGCACCGGCACCTCTGCCTCCACCGTCGCCGGTGCTGCCCCCCACAATGGTGAGAACAAACCCCCCCAGGCCATCGTGAAACCCCAGATCCTCACCCACGTCATCGAGGGCTTCGTCATCCAGGAAGGGGCAGAACCGTTCCCG GTGGGGCGCTCCTCGCTGCTGGTGGGGAACCTGAAGAAGAAGTatgcacaggagctgctggcagagaagctCCCACCCCAGGacaacaccaccaccactgaCTCCGAGATGGAGGAGCCCTACCTGCAAG AATCCAAAGAGGAGGGGAACCCCCCCAAACTGAAATGTGAGCTCTGCGGCCGCGTCGACTTCGCCTACAAATTCAAGCGCTCCAAGCGCTTCTGCTCCATGGCCTGTGCCAAGAG GTACAACGTGGGGTGCACCAAGCGGGTGGGGTTGTTCCACCCCGACCGCAGCAAACTGCAGAAACCCGGCGGGGTCCCCCACGGGCGGCGCCGGGCCTGCAAGGGGACACTGCCCCCCCTCAGCAAAGACACCAAGAAacag CCCCCGGTGTCTCTGCCGCCGGGTTCGGTGACGGCGTCGTTGCAGCTCAACCACAGCCAGGAAGATTCCAGTCGGTGTTCGGATAACTCCAGCTACGAGGAGCCTCTTTCCCCCATCTCG GCCAGTTCCTCCACCTCCCGACGGCGTCAGGGGGAGAGGGACCTGGAGCTGAGGGACATGGAGCTGCCCGATGTCCACGTCCGGGACCTCACCGGCATCGGCCACCGCTTCCTGCCCAGCGAGCCCAGCAAGTGGAACGTGGAGGATGTCTACGAGTTCATCCGCTCCTTGCCAG GCTGCCAGGAGATCGCTGAGGAGTTCCGAGCCCAGGAGATCGATgggcaggcactgctgctgc aggaggatcACCTGATGAGCACCATGAACATCAAACTGGGCCCTGCCCTCAAGATCTACGCCCGCATCAGCATGCTGAAGGACTCCTAG